A stretch of DNA from Microlunatus sp. Gsoil 973:
TTCGGGACTACTTCCGGACCAGCCAGCAGCAGACCCAGCCCGCGATCAGGGATCTGGTCGACGCCGGAGAACTGATCCCGGTGAGTGTCGAGGGCTGGAGCCGGAACGCCTACCTGTGGCACCAGGCGAAGCTGCCGCGCAGCCTCGACGCCCGATCACTGGTCAGCCCGTTCGATTCGGTGATGTTCGAGCGTGACCGGCTGGAGCGGTTGTTCGAATTCTTCTACCGGATCGAAATCTACGTCCCCGAGCCGAAACGGGTGCACGGCTACTACGTCTACCCGTTCCTCCTCGGCGACCGGTTCGTCGCCCGGGTCGATCTCAAGGCCGATCGTGCCGCCGGGGTGCTTCGGGTCAATGCTGCCTGGCTGGAGGATCATGCCGAGCCCGGTGAGGTGGGCCAGGCGCTGGCCGCGGAGTTGCGGCTGCTGGCCGAGTGGCTCGGCCTGGAGGGCGTGGTGGTCGGGCAGCGCGGCGACTTCGCCCAGCACCTGAACAAAGCCGTGGTGCCGGCGCTGGCCCGATGAGCCTTCTGGCAGGCTGGCAACCATGGCTCACCTGCGTTGCGACTTCTATTCCGATGCCCTCGGCCTGAGCACCTCGATGACGGTGATCCTGCCCCAACAGACGCGCACCCAGATCGGCATGGCCGGCGCCGTCGGCAGTGAACCGCCACCGGTGCTGTACCTGCTGCACGGGTTGAGCGACGACGACACGACCTGGCTTCGACGTACCTCCGTCGAGCGGTACGTCGCGCCGCTCGGGATGGCGGTGATCATGCCCCAGGTGCATCGCAGCTTCTATCATGATCAGGCCTACGGCGGTGCGTACTGGACGTTCCTCTCCGAGGAGCTGCCGGAACTGGTGGGTCAGTTCTTCCGGCTGTCCGACCGGCGCGAGGACACCTTCGTCGCCGGGCTCTCGATGGGCGGCTACGGAGCGATGCGCTGGGCGCTCACCTATCCCGACCGGTTCGCCGCGGCTGCCAGCTTCTCCGGCGCCGTCAACATCACCGGGATTCGGACCAACCGGGTCAGGCCCGACGATCCGCGGTTGTCCGAACGGATCTTCGGCTCCGATCCTGTCCCGGAGTCCGCGGACCTGTTCCACCTGCTCGGCACGGTCGACCGGGATCACTCGCCGTCGCTGTACGTCAGTTGCGGGACCGAGGACAGGCTGATCGAGGACAACCGCTCCTACGTCACGGCGATCGAGGAGGCGGGTCTGCCGCTGCGCACGTCGTTCGTGCCGGGCGAGCATGAGTGGGGTCTATGGGACCTGGAGATCCAGAGCTTCCTCGCCGGCCTGCCGATCCGCGGCCTGGACGACCGCGGATAGGCCGTGGGCATGGCGCAGACCGGAAGGTTCCAGCTGCTGGCAACGCCGTGGTGGGCGATCGCGCTGCCGATCGTCGGCATGATCATGTTGATCATCACCTGGGGCAGGGAGCTCAACCTCGCGCTGGTGGTGTTGGGCGGCCTGGCACTGATCGGGAGCGTGATCACCGCGGTGCATCACGCCGAGGTGATCGCTCATCGGGTGGGCGACCCGTACGGCGCGCTGATCCTTGCCGTTGCGGTCACCATCATCGAGGTCGGGTTGATCGTGACGCTGATGATCTCCGGCGGGGAGAAGGCCGCCAGCCTGCCGCGGGACACAGTGTTCTCGGCGGTCATGATCACTTGCAACCTGATCATCGGGCTGTGCCTGCTGGTCGGCCCCGCCAAACACTGGACCGTCCGGTTCTCCGCTCAGGGATCGACCGGCGCCCTGGCGGTCGTGGCCGCCCTGGTGAGCCTGACCATGGTGCTGCCGACCTTCACCACCTCGGCCCCGGGCGGCACCTTCACCGGACTGCAGCTCGGGTTCGCCGGTGCGGCGTCGATCCTGCTGTACGGCGTCTTCGTGTTCGTCCAGACCGTGCGACACCGGGACTTCTTCCTGCCCGTCGAAGTGCTCAAGGTCGCCGACTCGCCCGACGAGAGCCGCGGCGAGCATGAGCACGCGCCGCTGCCGTCCAATCGGGCGACGCTGTTCAGCCTCGGACTGCTGATGGTGTGCCTGGTGGCCGTCGTCGGCCTGGCAAAATCGGAGTCACCGGCACTGGAGGGCGGGTTGTCCGCCGCCGGTGCACCACCCAGCGTCGTCGGGGTGGCGATCGCGCTGATCGTGCTCGCGCCGGAGACGGCGGCCGCCGTACGCGCCGCCCTGCGCAACCGACTGCAGACCAGTCTCAACCTGGCGCTCGGCTCCGCGATGGCCAGCATCGGCCTGACCATCCCGGTGATCGCGGTGGCCTCCATCTGGCTACCCACTCCACTGGAACTGGGGCTGCGAGCCGCCGACATCGTGCTGTTGGGCCTCACCGTGGTGATCGGCATCCTCACCCTCACCCAGGGCAGGGCGACCGTGCTCCAGGGGATCCTTCATCTGGCGGTCTTCGCCTCGTACCTGTTCATCGCCTTCAACCCGTGAGGCACGTCGCCCCGACAGTCCGGATCAATTCGGCACGAACCCCCAGGCCTCCTCACGGCCGTACCCGCCGCAGACGTCGACTTCGTTGCCTTCCTTGTCGGCGAGTGTCCACCAGAACGGCGCATGCGTGGCATTGACGACCGTGCCGCCGGCTTCGACGGCCTTGGCGATCCGTTCCTGGATCTCGTCATAGGGGACGTGGACGTCGATGTGGATCCGGTTGCGTTCGGTGCGCGGCGGGTCCATCTGCTGGAACCAGAAGCTGGGCAGGGTGCGCAACGGGTCGTCGACGTCCTCGTCGACCCTGATCTCGTATCCGAGAACGGCCTCCCAGAAGGGCAGAACGCCGTTGATATCGGCAGCGTCGATGCTCACCTGGATGCTCCGGACCTGCGATGGATCGGCCACCAGCCCGGCACCCTCCGCGCGGGAGGTGATCTCCCGCGCCGTCAGCACGTCCCGGGCGATCATGAAACTGAACCAGTGGCTCAGCGTCACCAGTACGCCCTCGGCGCGAAGATCGACATCGAGCCGGCCGTTGCCGAGGTCACCAAGATCACCGAGGTAGGACGCGAACGCCGCCCCCTGGCTGAAGCTGCCCGCCCGGAAGAATGCGCCGAAGCCCTGACCGTGAAGTCTCCAGCCGCCGACGCCGTCGGATTCGGCGAACTGTTTGGCCGTCAGGGGAACAGATCCGAGGATCAGTTCGGCAAGATCATCGGGACGGGTGAACTGTGGCCAATGGCCGGTCGGCAGGTCGAGGTACTCCACCTCGCGGATCCGGGCGAATTCGCTCACCGACTCCGCACCCTCGGCGATCCACTCCTTCAGCATCGCCGAGGTGTACTCGGGCGCGATGGAGGTGACCGGGACGTTGTACCGGGCCGGGTTG
This window harbors:
- a CDS encoding alpha/beta hydrolase family protein, producing MAHLRCDFYSDALGLSTSMTVILPQQTRTQIGMAGAVGSEPPPVLYLLHGLSDDDTTWLRRTSVERYVAPLGMAVIMPQVHRSFYHDQAYGGAYWTFLSEELPELVGQFFRLSDRREDTFVAGLSMGGYGAMRWALTYPDRFAAAASFSGAVNITGIRTNRVRPDDPRLSERIFGSDPVPESADLFHLLGTVDRDHSPSLYVSCGTEDRLIEDNRSYVTAIEEAGLPLRTSFVPGEHEWGLWDLEIQSFLAGLPIRGLDDRG
- a CDS encoding alpha/beta fold hydrolase, encoding MDIILVPGLWLDGSSWDRVTPVLEAAGHRVRPITLPGMESADADRSTVTLRDNVDAVVAAIDACAKSPLVVGHSAACGIVHAAVDARPDKVVRAVYIGGFPNPHGRPLAGGFTPVGADLALPDWSEFDDADLTDLDEEARARFRKRAAPSPAALASDKQTLSNPARYNVPVTSIAPEYTSAMLKEWIAEGAESVSEFARIREVEYLDLPTGHWPQFTRPDDLAELILGSVPLTAKQFAESDGVGGWRLHGQGFGAFFRAGSFSQGAAFASYLGDLGDLGNGRLDVDLRAEGVLVTLSHWFSFMIARDVLTAREITSRAEGAGLVADPSQVRSIQVSIDAADINGVLPFWEAVLGYEIRVDEDVDDPLRTLPSFWFQQMDPPRTERNRIHIDVHVPYDEIQERIAKAVEAGGTVVNATHAPFWWTLADKEGNEVDVCGGYGREEAWGFVPN
- a CDS encoding calcium:proton antiporter, producing MAQTGRFQLLATPWWAIALPIVGMIMLIITWGRELNLALVVLGGLALIGSVITAVHHAEVIAHRVGDPYGALILAVAVTIIEVGLIVTLMISGGEKAASLPRDTVFSAVMITCNLIIGLCLLVGPAKHWTVRFSAQGSTGALAVVAALVSLTMVLPTFTTSAPGGTFTGLQLGFAGAASILLYGVFVFVQTVRHRDFFLPVEVLKVADSPDESRGEHEHAPLPSNRATLFSLGLLMVCLVAVVGLAKSESPALEGGLSAAGAPPSVVGVAIALIVLAPETAAAVRAALRNRLQTSLNLALGSAMASIGLTIPVIAVASIWLPTPLELGLRAADIVLLGLTVVIGILTLTQGRATVLQGILHLAVFASYLFIAFNP